The genomic segment CCCGACCCGTCGAGCAAGCCGTCCACCGGCGGCGGCGACAACAAGCCCGGCACCACCGCGGGCCAGTCCGGCAGCACCGGTACCACCACGGGCACCACGACCGGGCAGACCGGCACCACCGGCACCACCGCCGGCCAGGGCGCCACGGGTACGACCCCGGGCACCTGATCCGGCCGGCGAGAAGCGGCAAGTACTTGAGGGCACCCGATGGCGCATCGGGTGCCCTCGGTCGTGTGCGCGGGGAAGCTCCCTGCGGGACCCCCGCTCACTCCGTGAACGCGTCCCGCACCGCCTCGTACGACCGCGTCCACCAGACCGTCAGCGCCGCCGAGGCCGGGAAGCCGGGGTCCGCGCGGTGGTCGCCCAGCTGGTAGCGCCAGCGCAGCATCCAGAAGTCGTTCAGCCGTTCCCACCACACGCGGTGGACGGCCGCGCCCAGCTCGGCCGGGTCCGCGCCGCTGGCCCGCCGGTACGCGCGCGCGTACGGGCGTATCTTCGCGAGGTCCAGCGTGCCGTCGGGGCGCAGGAAGAAGATGACGGCCGCGCGGACGGCCTCTTCGGCGCGGGGCTGCACGCCGAGGCGGTCCCAGTCGACGATCGCGGCGGGTTCGCCGCCGCGGTAGAGCAGGTTGAGCGGGTGGAAGTCGCCGTGCACCCAGCCGGGGGCGGTGCCGTCGGCGGGGCGGCGGTGGGCGTGGCGCTCCAGCAGGGCGCGGCGCTCGATCAGCCGGTGCTCGGCGAGTTCGTCGAAGGAGTCGCGGGGCCGGCTGCCCCCGCCCCGGCGTACGAGCCCGAGAAGCTCCTCGATGAGGGCGTACGTGTCCTGGGGGTCCGCCGATGCGTCTGCGGGCCGCCGGGCCCCTCCCAGGCCCTCACAGGCCCCTCCAGGGCCTTCTGCGGCCCCCGGTGGGCCGTCGGGGGGCTCCTCGCGGCAGACCTTGGCCAGGCAGGTGTGGACGTGGCCGAGCAGGGCGCCGAGCTTGCGCGACTGGGTGCGGGTCAGTTCGCCGCCGTCGCGGTGGCGGCCGTCGACCCACGGGTGGAGGGCGTAGCAGCGGCCGCCGAGGACGGTGACGGTCGTGCCGTCCGTGCGGGCCACGGGCGGGGCGACGGGCAGGCCGAGGGCGGCCAGGCGCAGGGTGACGCCGTGCTGGCGGGCGATGGCGGTCTGGTCGCCGTCGAGGTGGTGCTTGAGGAAGAAGTTGCCGCGGGTGGTGGTGAGGCGGTAGCCGCGGTTGAGGAGGCCCTCGGTCAGGGGGATGCAGGAGACGGGCTCGCCGGCGCGGTCGTAGCGGCGCAGCAGGGTGCGCAGGGTGCCGATGTCGGGTCCGATGTCGGGTTTGGCGGTGGGCGGGACATCGGTGACAAGTGAGCGTGGCACGTCCCAAATGTTAGATCACGCTGAGTGCGCGGCCTGTCGCGCGGGGACCCCTTCAAGGTGATGCAGGGTGATGAACTGCGGTTCGATGCACAGGTATTCGGGCCGGAAGGGTGCGGCGTCCGCCGTACGGGGCGGCCGGCCGAAGCGCTCCAGGTCGTCCCCGGAAGGGATGAAGAGGCGTGCCGTGCCGACGAATTGCACGGTCCACACCGCCTCGTCGCCCTCGCGCCGGTCGCTCAAGTTGTCGGCGCCGTAGGCGACGACGTTGCCGTCGCAGGCCTGGGCGTAGCCGAAGTCGCCGTGGAGACGGAGCAGGACGCTCCCGCCGGAGACGATGTGGCGGGCGACGGTGACGAAGGGGAGTGCGCGCATGCTGACCGAAAGGCGGCCGTAAGGGGTGCGGCCGAGCAGTTCGAGGGCTCGGTATCGGTCGGACGGCGCGGAGAGCATGGCACCACTGTGCACGCCCGCCACACCCGCCTCCAGGGGCACCCGCCCCTTTGGCGCGGGCCATAGGTCCCGAATCACCGGTTTACCGTAGATTCACCGCTTCTCGGCCTGCAGCCGGGCCACGTACGCCGCCGCCTGGGAGCGCCGCTCCATGCCGAGCTTGGAGAGCAGGCTGGAGACGTAGTTCTTGATCGTCTTTTCGGCCAGGTGCAGGCGTTCGCCGATCACGCGGTTGGTCAGGCCCTCGCCGATCAGGTCCAGGATCCGGCGCTCCTGGTCGGTCAGGCTCGCGAGCCGGTCGTCGCCCTTGGGGGCCTTGCCGTCGCGCAGCCGCTCCAGCACCCGCGCCGTCGCCACCGGGTCGAGCAGGGATTTCCCGGCCGCCACGTCCCGTACGGCGGCGAGCAGCTCATTGCCACGAATGGCTTTCAGTACGTAACCGGACGCGCCCGCCATGATCGCGTCGAAGAGTGCCTCGTCATCGGCGAAGGAGGTGAGCATCAGGCATTTGATGTGCTCATCCTGCGAACGGATTTCCCGGCAGACTTCGACCCCGCTGCCATCCGGAAGGCGAACGTCCAGAACAGCGACGTCCGGCCGCGTGGCCGGAATGCGCACCAGTGCGTCGGCGGCCGTACCGGCCTCCCCGACGACCTCGATGTCGGCCTCGACGGAGAGCATCTCGTGCACCCCGCGCCGGACGACCTCGTGGTCGTCGAGCAGAAATACCGTGATTTTTCCTTGTTCGGGCACAGGGCCAGTCTCACACACCGAGTCTTCCCCTGCTCTTGTCCTCCGGGATAACGTGCCGTCGTTCCGGCAGCCCGCACGGGCTGTGCTCACAAGGTCGTGACCAGGAGCGTCGCCCCGCTTTCTCGATTTACTTGGAAATCCAAGCAAAATTGCAGGTCAGGCGGGGTTTCGCAGGAATGCGGCCTTCTGGGTAACGTGCTTATTGCAGGCCTTTCGCCGGGGCGCCTGTCACGCCCGGTTCCGGCCTCGGCACACCCACCCCGTGTGCCGTCGGGGATCGAGCGAGCATTCTCCTGCCTCACGGCGGGGGAACCCCCTCTGGCCGCCGGCGACCCCGGGGGCCGGACAGACGGAGGAGCACACGTGACTGTGGACAGCACTGCCGCGCGCAAGCCGCGCCGCGGCGGCAGCAAGCGCGCCGGCGCCAAGACCGCCGCGGCGGCGGGCGCACCCGAGCTCGTACAGCTGCTGACGCCGGAGGGCGAGCGGGTCGAGCACCCCGACTACTCCATCGACCTGACCGCCGAGGAACTGCGTGGCCTGTACCGCGACATGGTGCTGACCCGCAGGTTCGACGCCGAGGCGACCACGCTGCAGCGCCAGGGGGAACTGGGCCTGTGGGCCTCCCTGCTGGGCCAGGAGGCCGCCCAGATCGGCTCCGGCCGGGCGACCCGCCCCGACGACTACGTCTTCCCGACCTACCGCGAGCACGGCGTGGCCTGGTGCCGCGGGGTCGACCCCACCAACCTGCTCGGCATGTTCCGCGGCGTGAACAACGGCGGCTGGGACCCGAACGAGAACAACTTCCACCTCTACACGATCGTCATCGGCTCGCAGGCGCTGCACGCGACCGGCTACGCCATGGGGATCACCAAGGACGGCGCCGACTCCGCCGTCATCGCCTACTTCGGCGACGGCGCCTCCAGCCAGGGCGACGTGGCCGAGGCGTTCACCTTCGCGGCCGTCTACAACGCCCCGGTCGTCTTCTTCTGCCAGAACAACCAGTGGGCCATCTCCGAGCCCACCGAGAAGCAGACCCGCGTCCCGCTCTACCAGCGCGCACAGGGCTACGGCTTCCCCGGTGTCCGCGTCGACGGCAACGACGTCCTCGCCTGCCTCGCCGTCACCAAGGCCGCCCTCGACCGGGCCCGCACCGGCCAGGGCCCGATGCTGATCGAGGCCTTCACGTACCGCATGGGCGCCCACACCACTTCCGACGACCCGACGCGCTACCGGCGCGACGAGGAGCGCGAGCTGTGGGAGGCCAAGGACCCGATCGCGCGCCTGCGCGCGTACCTGGAGCGCGAGGGCCACGCCGACGAGGCCTTCTTCGCCGCCCTGGAGACCGAGTCCGACGAGCTCGCCAAGCACGTCCGCGACCGCGTCCGCACCATGCCGGACCCCGACGACATGGCGATCTTCGACAACATCTACGCCGACGGCCACGCCCTCGTCGACGAGGAGCGCGCCCAGTTCGCCGCCTACCAGGCTTCGTTCGCCGAGGAGAGCCACTGATGACCGCCCAGAAGCTCTCCATCGTCAAGGCGATCAACGCCTCGCTGCGCACCGCGCTGGAGAACGACCCCAAGGTCCTCGTCATGGGCGAGGACGTCGGCAAGCTCGGCGGCGTCTTCCGCGTCACCGACGGCCTGCAGAAGGACTTCGGCGAGGACCGGGTCATCGACACCCCGCTCGCCGAGTCCGGCATCGTCGGCACCGCGATCGGCCTGGCCCTGCGCGGCTACCGCCCCGTCGTCGAGATCCAGTTCGACGGGTTCGTCTTCCCGGCGTACGACCAGATCGTCACCCAGCTGGCCAAGATGCACGCCCGTGCGCTCGGCAAGATCAAGCTGCCGGTCGTCATCCGCATCCCCTACGGCGGCGCCATCGGTGCCGTCGAGCACCACAGCGAGTCGCCCGAGACGCTGTTCGCCCACGTCGCGGGCCTGAAGGTGGTCTCCCCGTCGAACGCCTCGGACGCCTACTGGATGCTCCAGCAGGCCATCCAGAGCGACGACCCGGTGATCTACTTCGAGCCCAAGCGCCGCTACCACGACAAGTCCGAGCTCGACACGGAGGCCATCCCGGCCCCCCTGCACGCCGCCCGCGTCGCCCGCCCGGGCACGGACCTCACCCTCGCCGCCTACGGGCCGATGGTGAAGACCTGTCTGGAGGCCGCCGCCGCGGCCGAGGAGGAGGGCAAGTCCCTGGAGGTCCTGGACCTGCGCTCGATGTCGCCCGTCGACTTCGACGCGATCCAGGCGTCCGTGGAGCGCACCCGCCGCCTGGTCGTCGTCCACGAGGCCCCGGTCTTCCTGGGCACCGGCGCGGAGATCGCCGCCCGGATCACGGAGCGCTGCTTCTACCACCTGGAGGCACCGGTCCTGCGGGTCGGCGGATATCACGCGCCCTACCCGCCGTCCCGGCTCGAGGACGAGTACCTTCCGGGTCTGGACCGGGTGCTCGACGCCGTCGACCGCGCGCTGGCGTACTGAGGGGTTTGAGGAGAGTCGTGACCATGACTGCAAGGACCGCTAACGACCAGCGCTTCCGCGAGTTCAAGATGCCCGACGTGGGCGAGGGGCTCACCGAGGCCGAGATCCTCAAGTGGTACGTGGCCGTCGGCGACACCGTCGCCGACGGGCAGGTGGTGTGCGAGGTCGAGACGGCCAAGGCCGCCGTGGAGCTGCCGATCCCGTTCGATGGGGTCGTGCACGAACTGCGGTTCCCCGAGGGGACGACGGTCGACGTCGGCCAGGTGATCATCTCGGTCGACACCCAGCCCGGCGCGGGGCCGGCTGCGCCGGGCTCGCCGGAACCGGGTGAGGCTGCGGCTCCGGCCGCGCCCGCCGAGGAGGCGGAGGAGCCGCAGGGGCGGCAGGCCGTGCTGGTCGGCTACGGGGCGGCGCCGTCTTCTACGAAGCGGCGCGCTCGTAAGCAGCCGGTGCAGCAGGCGGCTTCCCCGGTGGCCGCCGCCGTTCAGGCCGAGCTCAACGGGCGTCCGGCCCCGGGCATGGCCGGGACCCCTGCGGCCGCGGAACCCGCGCCCATAGCGCCCGGAGCGGCGGCCGGAAAGATTTCCCCGGCCCCCGGCACGGGCCAGGCCCCCGCCGCACCGGCAGCCGCCCGTCCCCTCGCCAAGCCCCCCGTGCGCAAGCTCGCCAAGGACCTCGGGGTCGATCTCGCGTCCGTCGTGCCGTCCGGTGCCGACGGCATCGTGACCCGCGAGGACGTCCACGCCGCCGCTTCGGCCGCGACTGCCCCGGTCGCGGAGGAGCCGGCGGCCGTCGCGGGGGTGCCCGCGGCCGTGACGGACCTCGCCGCGCGCGAGACGCGGATCCCGGTCAAGGGCGTGCGCAAGGCCACCGCCCAGGCGATGGTCGCGAGCGCCTTCACCGCGCCGCACGTCACGGAGTTCGTCACCGTCGACGTGACCCGCACGATGAAGCTCGTGCAGAAGCTCAAGGACGACCCCGACATGGCGGGTCTGCGGGTCAACCCGCTGCTGCTCGTCGCGAAGGCATTCCTCGTCGCGATCAAGCGGAACCCGGACGTGAACGCGTCGTGGGACGAGGCCAACCAGGAGATCGTCCGCAAGGACTACGTGAACCTGGGCATCGCGGCGGCCACGCCGCGCGGGCTGATCGTGCCGAACATCAAGGACGCGGGCGTCAAGACGCTCCCCGAGCTGTCGACGGCGCTGTCCGAGCTGGTGGCGACCGCCCGCGAGGGGAAGACGAGCCCGGCGGCCATGTCCGGCGGCACGGTCACCATCACCAACGTGGGCGTCTTCGGCGTCGACACCGGCACGCCCATCCTCAACCCGGGCGAGTCCGCGATCCTGGCCGTCGGTGCGATCAAGCTGCAGCCGTGGGTGCACAAGGGCAAGGTCAAGCCGCGCCAGGTGACGACGCTGGCGCTCTCCTTCGACCACCGCCTGGTGGACGGGGAGCTGGGTTCGAAGGTGCTGGCCGACACGGCCGCCGTGCTCGAGAATCCGCAGCGGCTGATCACCTGGGGATAACACCGCCCAGGGGTGGTGCACCGGGCAATGGCATGGCGCAATGGCCCGGTGCAATGGCCCGGTGCAATAACCATTAGTTGAATCCGAAACGACAAAAGGCCCGGACGCCTCCCTCCTCACCCCCCTCCAGCGAGGAGAGAGATCGGCGTCCGGGCCTCTGCCGTCATGCGGAGCGGCCTCGGGAATCCCACCCAGGTCAGCGGCTGGAATAGCCCGTGCGGCGCAATTTACTTAAGATTGACCAACACTTGCAGTGTCGGAATTGGAGGACGCGTGGACGGCGCCGACCACGTGGACGGGGAATCCATCAGCCGTCTTCTCCGCGCCTGGCGGGCGCGCGTGGACGCACGTACCGTCCCCGAGCTGCGCGGTGTCCTCCCCCGCCCCGGCCGCCGCCTCTCCCAGGCCCACGTGGCCCGGCTCACCGGAGTGAGCGAGGGCTGGTACCGCGCGCTGGAGGCCGGCCGGCGTCAGGACTTCTCCGAGAATTTCCTGCTCCGGGTCGCCCGCGCACTCCGGCTGAGCGAGGCCGAGACGCTCACGCTCTTTCTCGCCGTGTGCGGCCGCCGCCCGCCCGGCGGACTCTCCCGCGAACCGGGCGGTGCGGGCGATCTGCCGCACGGCGTCAAAGTCCTGCTGGAACAGCAGGTCTCCTATCCCGCCTATCTCTCCGATGTGGCCTGGAATATCGTCGCGGCGAATTCCCTCATGGGCGAGTGGTTTCCCTGGGTGCGCAGGCCCGGCGCCAATCTCATGCGCTGGGCGCTGCTCGACCCCGAGGCCCGCGAGCAGATGCTCGACTGGGAGGACGCCTGTGCCCGGACGTACCTCGCGATGCTGCGCGTCGCCGCCAACAGCAACCCCGACAACGCCGAACTGCGCACGCTCGTGCGGGACATCCTCGACGCGGACGCCGACTGCCGGCGCATCTGGTCCGAGGAGCACGACGTGGTGGAGCACCGCGACGGCGACGTCTTCCGGCTGCAACTGCCGTTCCACGGTGGACGGGAGGTGCGTGTGACGAGTCATGTCCTGTTGCCGATACAGCGTCCTGACCTGAGGTTCGTCTTCATCACGCCCGCGGACGGCTGGACGGGGCCGCAATAACGGCTGGACGGAACCGCGCGGACGGCTGGACGGGGCCGTAAACCGGGGCGCCCGTTGTCCGGATCGCGGACCCCCTCTTTCTGCGTATATATGTTGTATCTAAGCTGTGCTCATGCCAACCGCCCCGCCCGTGCCGCTCCAGCGGACGAAGCAGCCCCCCGCCGCCGAACGCGTCTACGCGCACGTCAAGGAAGCCGTCCTGCACCGCCGTTACGAAGGCGGCACGCTGCTCACCGAGGGCGATCTGGCCGAGGCCACCGGCGTCTCGCGGACCCCCGTGCGCGAGGCGCTGCTGCGCCTGGAGGCCGAGGGGCTGATCAAGCTCTACCCGAAGAAGGGCGCCCTCGTCCTGCCCGTCTCCGCCCAGGAGATCGCGGACGTGGTCGAGACCCGGCTGCTGGTGGAGAAGTACGCGGCGGCCAAGGCCGTCCCCGCCTCCCCGCTGCT from the Streptomyces roseifaciens genome contains:
- a CDS encoding phosphotransferase, with translation MPRSLVTDVPPTAKPDIGPDIGTLRTLLRRYDRAGEPVSCIPLTEGLLNRGYRLTTTRGNFFLKHHLDGDQTAIARQHGVTLRLAALGLPVAPPVARTDGTTVTVLGGRCYALHPWVDGRHRDGGELTRTQSRKLGALLGHVHTCLAKVCREEPPDGPPGAAEGPGGACEGLGGARRPADASADPQDTYALIEELLGLVRRGGGSRPRDSFDELAEHRLIERRALLERHAHRRPADGTAPGWVHGDFHPLNLLYRGGEPAAIVDWDRLGVQPRAEEAVRAAVIFFLRPDGTLDLAKIRPYARAYRRASGADPAELGAAVHRVWWERLNDFWMLRWRYQLGDHRADPGFPASAALTVWWTRSYEAVRDAFTE
- a CDS encoding pyridoxamine 5'-phosphate oxidase family protein, encoding MLSAPSDRYRALELLGRTPYGRLSVSMRALPFVTVARHIVSGGSVLLRLHGDFGYAQACDGNVVAYGADNLSDRREGDEAVWTVQFVGTARLFIPSGDDLERFGRPPRTADAAPFRPEYLCIEPQFITLHHLEGVPARQAAHSA
- a CDS encoding response regulator; the protein is MPEQGKITVFLLDDHEVVRRGVHEMLSVEADIEVVGEAGTAADALVRIPATRPDVAVLDVRLPDGSGVEVCREIRSQDEHIKCLMLTSFADDEALFDAIMAGASGYVLKAIRGNELLAAVRDVAAGKSLLDPVATARVLERLRDGKAPKGDDRLASLTDQERRILDLIGEGLTNRVIGERLHLAEKTIKNYVSSLLSKLGMERRSQAAAYVARLQAEKR
- the pdhA gene encoding pyruvate dehydrogenase (acetyl-transferring) E1 component subunit alpha, producing the protein MTVDSTAARKPRRGGSKRAGAKTAAAAGAPELVQLLTPEGERVEHPDYSIDLTAEELRGLYRDMVLTRRFDAEATTLQRQGELGLWASLLGQEAAQIGSGRATRPDDYVFPTYREHGVAWCRGVDPTNLLGMFRGVNNGGWDPNENNFHLYTIVIGSQALHATGYAMGITKDGADSAVIAYFGDGASSQGDVAEAFTFAAVYNAPVVFFCQNNQWAISEPTEKQTRVPLYQRAQGYGFPGVRVDGNDVLACLAVTKAALDRARTGQGPMLIEAFTYRMGAHTTSDDPTRYRRDEERELWEAKDPIARLRAYLEREGHADEAFFAALETESDELAKHVRDRVRTMPDPDDMAIFDNIYADGHALVDEERAQFAAYQASFAEESH
- a CDS encoding alpha-ketoacid dehydrogenase subunit beta, whose translation is MTAQKLSIVKAINASLRTALENDPKVLVMGEDVGKLGGVFRVTDGLQKDFGEDRVIDTPLAESGIVGTAIGLALRGYRPVVEIQFDGFVFPAYDQIVTQLAKMHARALGKIKLPVVIRIPYGGAIGAVEHHSESPETLFAHVAGLKVVSPSNASDAYWMLQQAIQSDDPVIYFEPKRRYHDKSELDTEAIPAPLHAARVARPGTDLTLAAYGPMVKTCLEAAAAAEEEGKSLEVLDLRSMSPVDFDAIQASVERTRRLVVVHEAPVFLGTGAEIAARITERCFYHLEAPVLRVGGYHAPYPPSRLEDEYLPGLDRVLDAVDRALAY
- a CDS encoding dihydrolipoamide acetyltransferase family protein; translation: MTARTANDQRFREFKMPDVGEGLTEAEILKWYVAVGDTVADGQVVCEVETAKAAVELPIPFDGVVHELRFPEGTTVDVGQVIISVDTQPGAGPAAPGSPEPGEAAAPAAPAEEAEEPQGRQAVLVGYGAAPSSTKRRARKQPVQQAASPVAAAVQAELNGRPAPGMAGTPAAAEPAPIAPGAAAGKISPAPGTGQAPAAPAAARPLAKPPVRKLAKDLGVDLASVVPSGADGIVTREDVHAAASAATAPVAEEPAAVAGVPAAVTDLAARETRIPVKGVRKATAQAMVASAFTAPHVTEFVTVDVTRTMKLVQKLKDDPDMAGLRVNPLLLVAKAFLVAIKRNPDVNASWDEANQEIVRKDYVNLGIAAATPRGLIVPNIKDAGVKTLPELSTALSELVATAREGKTSPAAMSGGTVTITNVGVFGVDTGTPILNPGESAILAVGAIKLQPWVHKGKVKPRQVTTLALSFDHRLVDGELGSKVLADTAAVLENPQRLITWG
- a CDS encoding helix-turn-helix transcriptional regulator, coding for MDGADHVDGESISRLLRAWRARVDARTVPELRGVLPRPGRRLSQAHVARLTGVSEGWYRALEAGRRQDFSENFLLRVARALRLSEAETLTLFLAVCGRRPPGGLSREPGGAGDLPHGVKVLLEQQVSYPAYLSDVAWNIVAANSLMGEWFPWVRRPGANLMRWALLDPEAREQMLDWEDACARTYLAMLRVAANSNPDNAELRTLVRDILDADADCRRIWSEEHDVVEHRDGDVFRLQLPFHGGREVRVTSHVLLPIQRPDLRFVFITPADGWTGPQ
- a CDS encoding GntR family transcriptional regulator; this encodes MPTAPPVPLQRTKQPPAAERVYAHVKEAVLHRRYEGGTLLTEGDLAEATGVSRTPVREALLRLEAEGLIKLYPKKGALVLPVSAQEIADVVETRLLVEKYAAAKAVPASPLLIARLEELLDDMGRQAAAGDLAAVSVSDRAFHAEIVRSAGNQILSRLYDQLRDRQLRMGVAVMHAHPDRIAKNHSEHTEILEALRAGDAEGAVAVIDQHVSWVRNLAQGEIR